The proteins below come from a single Acidobacteriota bacterium genomic window:
- the lepA gene encoding elongation factor 4: MNTERIRNFSIIAHIDHGKSTLADRILEKTGALSSREMSEQVLDAMDLERERGITIKAHAVRLNYRAQDGEDYILNLIDTPGHVDFSYEVSRSLAACEGALVIVDASQGVEAQTLANAYLALDNNLEMIPVINKIDLPSADPDRVLEQIEQVIGLDASNAVLTSAKTGQGVEDVLEGIIQHIPPPKGSREEPLKALIFDSWFDPYRGVIVMIRLIDGTIRPGMKFRFMATGRDYQVEALGVLTPKAQTINELGAGEVGFIVSNIKTIADVQIGDTVTSAANPTAEPCAGFQEIKPMVFSGLYPVESDKYEELRDALEKLRLNDSSFFYEPENSMALGFGFRCGFLGLLHMEIVQERLEREFNLDLITTAPSVRFLVTTTAGEVLSIDSPARLPDPSKIEHIEEPIIRAVILTHDDFLGPILKLLEEKRGTQRGFEYVGPQRVMLTYDLPLLEVVLDFFDRLKSVSRGYASLDYHLNGYQVSDLVKLDVMVAGEPLDALSLIVHRDNAYQRGKLLVDKMKELIPRQLFEVPIQAAIGNRVISRQTVKAAGKNVLAKCYGGDITRKRKLLEKQKEGKKRMKRVGRVEIPQEAFLAVLRVSE; encoded by the coding sequence ATGAACACAGAACGAATTCGGAATTTTTCAATCATTGCCCACATTGACCACGGAAAATCAACGCTGGCCGACCGCATCCTGGAAAAAACCGGGGCGCTCTCCTCACGGGAAATGTCCGAGCAGGTCCTCGATGCCATGGACCTTGAACGAGAACGCGGCATTACAATTAAAGCCCACGCCGTGCGGCTCAATTATCGGGCCCAAGACGGCGAGGACTATATCCTGAACCTGATCGACACGCCTGGCCACGTTGATTTTTCGTATGAAGTCTCCCGCTCGCTGGCGGCCTGCGAAGGGGCACTGGTGATTGTGGACGCGTCTCAGGGAGTGGAAGCCCAAACACTGGCCAATGCCTACCTCGCGCTCGATAACAATCTTGAAATGATCCCTGTCATTAACAAGATTGATTTGCCGTCGGCGGACCCGGACCGGGTCCTGGAACAAATCGAACAGGTCATTGGACTTGACGCCTCAAACGCGGTCCTGACCAGCGCCAAAACCGGCCAGGGCGTGGAAGATGTTCTGGAAGGCATTATTCAGCATATTCCACCACCGAAAGGCAGCCGCGAGGAACCCCTCAAGGCACTGATTTTTGACTCCTGGTTTGATCCGTACCGTGGGGTGATTGTGATGATCCGGCTGATTGACGGAACGATTCGCCCAGGCATGAAATTCCGATTTATGGCGACTGGGCGTGATTATCAGGTTGAAGCACTGGGTGTCCTCACCCCCAAAGCCCAAACCATCAATGAGTTGGGCGCCGGTGAAGTCGGATTCATTGTCTCAAATATCAAAACCATCGCGGACGTGCAAATTGGCGACACCGTCACCAGTGCCGCCAACCCGACCGCCGAACCCTGTGCCGGCTTTCAAGAAATCAAGCCGATGGTCTTTTCAGGCTTGTATCCGGTTGAAAGCGATAAGTATGAGGAACTTCGCGACGCGCTTGAGAAATTGCGGCTCAATGATTCGTCATTTTTTTATGAGCCGGAAAACTCAATGGCCCTGGGTTTTGGCTTTCGGTGCGGGTTCCTCGGGTTGCTGCACATGGAAATTGTCCAGGAGCGGCTCGAACGTGAGTTCAACCTCGATTTGATCACCACGGCCCCCAGCGTTCGTTTTCTGGTCACGACCACGGCAGGTGAAGTCCTCAGTATTGACAGCCCGGCCCGGCTTCCAGATCCTTCCAAGATCGAACACATTGAAGAACCAATCATCCGGGCGGTCATTTTGACCCATGATGATTTCCTGGGGCCAATCCTGAAGCTTTTGGAAGAAAAACGCGGTACCCAACGAGGCTTTGAGTACGTCGGCCCCCAACGCGTCATGTTGACCTATGACCTGCCATTACTCGAAGTGGTGCTTGACTTCTTTGACCGATTGAAATCAGTTTCCCGCGGATATGCCTCGCTTGATTACCATTTAAATGGCTATCAGGTCTCGGATCTGGTGAAACTGGATGTGATGGTTGCCGGCGAACCACTCGACGCGCTCTCACTCATTGTCCATCGTGACAACGCCTATCAACGCGGCAAACTGCTGGTTGACAAGATGAAGGAACTTATTCCCCGACAGTTGTTCGAAGTTCCGATTCAGGCGGCGATTGGAAATCGAGTCATTTCACGCCAGACGGTCAAAGCCGCCGGTAAAAACGTGCTGGCCAAATGTTACGGCGGCGATATTACGCGGAAACGGAAGCTGCTTGAAAAGCAAAAGGAAGGCAAAAAACGGATGAAGCGTGTCGGACGGGTTGAAATCCCGCAGGAAGCGTTTCTGGCGGTCCTTCGTGTCAGTGAATAA
- a CDS encoding LON peptidase substrate-binding domain-containing protein, translating to MSIPPIPSLEGSRTLPLFPLPLVLFPGAMLPLHIFEERYKEMIKDCLDNDRLFGITFLDSKEGWPPPTARVGCAAFILATVPLQEGRLNLLTTGVMRYRTLEYIETKSYLQAKVEFFQDNLTDQDLNELADQVTTLYRRTIRATQVIQNNDLTEDELPDDPEELSFSIASTLQLSTAHRLELLELISVQARLERLKKMLQGVVGQYELRAAVHEKARTNGHGSHKTLAQLLENDEMTR from the coding sequence ATGTCAATTCCTCCGATTCCAAGTTTAGAAGGTTCACGAACACTGCCACTGTTTCCCTTGCCGCTGGTGTTGTTTCCAGGCGCGATGCTGCCGCTCCACATCTTTGAGGAGCGGTACAAGGAAATGATCAAAGACTGCCTGGACAACGACCGGTTGTTTGGAATCACGTTTCTGGACAGTAAAGAAGGCTGGCCGCCGCCAACCGCAAGAGTTGGCTGTGCAGCCTTTATCCTGGCGACGGTTCCGCTTCAAGAAGGCCGCCTGAACCTGCTAACGACTGGGGTAATGCGCTATCGAACCCTTGAATATATCGAAACCAAATCTTATCTTCAGGCAAAAGTTGAATTCTTTCAGGATAATTTGACCGACCAGGACCTCAATGAATTGGCTGATCAGGTCACAACGTTGTACCGGCGTACCATCCGCGCCACCCAGGTCATTCAAAACAACGATTTGACTGAAGACGAATTACCTGATGATCCAGAGGAACTGTCGTTTTCGATTGCGAGCACACTCCAGTTAAGTACAGCTCACCGACTTGAACTGCTTGAACTGATATCGGTTCAAGCACGGTTGGAGCGCCTGAAAAAAATGCTCCAGGGCGTCGTCGGACAATATGAACTCCGCGCCGCCGTTCATGAAAAAGCCAGGACCAACGGGCATGGCTCACACAAAACGCTCGCCCAGTTGCTGGAAAATGATGAAATGACAAGGTGA
- a CDS encoding TIR domain-containing protein, translating into MANTSDTLLLEQMERLQISLRNPGRSHIIFLVANSAVLQSEVFKRLRETVTGYSFVEFDFANQPDDQLSLPRFCRTLHQPACVFAIGLDDLHQQSRQRYDTALSLLNSHREDIRDTKSAVILWMTPEREKDLQTRAADFSDWVTSHVSFEISEEVAHLLQQAKRFEDMLARPNLSPALAESFQNQLQLAQQQIQALWVPHVDVFLNFAPEDHEWAETLAKKLKDAGVSALSGHQTANLDSALKNSRKLIIGLSPEAIRHQSFQKSLASFLKSHPDAPPSERLVIPLLLKLCPTPEVLQQIPVIDFQRADDFDLRFRQLLEALDLPLHRFLREAPELEDAPHRERKFDREDRRLSGAESYRKGKRFEDEVADIYRLLRFEVKRNFELHSIQIDLQVQKKEAGFTIQAIVECKDTQITSKERDQILAQQNLAQRKLPMMRWIAISAQGFAAGSRTSLEEAGITCLTYGELLSELVPLEHYARKLIAEYEDWRQRRWLGNDWFIRPDVVADKVLRQYENPKPTPALKYIADWLGDSRENLLVLLGDLGTGKTTISSFLACNWAQAFLLDPVRHPAPVLISLKDVRKEISLPGIIVSHFDEKGLRDILFSRFEHLVKTGKIIVLFDAFDEMADRMLSDQIRNNFNQLSRAAKENGKVLITCRTHYFKNREEQARVIGQGPTLSETETKLKRDLRQRSDAEVLYLQEFNKKQIRQYIRQVVRPAEQVKTLRKLRKIHNLADLAHRPLLLDMIVKSLPELDQTNQKVTTATLYRVYTDLWIEREDTEKKNRILSGETRYRLMLELAWQMWNTDQTAIHFSELLTFVKKLMTERVIAVGDEEPELVDREIQAASFLKRDHSGNFLFMHRSFMEFFLACKLHECLIASDESARSVLNTKRFEQKVVFFLALLDETDQIAEVLRGILTAPYTAKVSENALQLLYWSGRIRCRMEEKINDLAKLQAEFSTRIPPGIQMPEAKLEGMMLEAACFSNANFHHAEFTKANLNHAEFEQTNFQAAKFESVSFTSAKLRNCDFRGANYDPSILATVVIEHCQGLISLTLDLQNLIPMVQLGHSNQVNAVAYSPDGNLIAVGSGNLVYLYQSQTGVLVQVLEGHQDWVSSVAFGGGGERVASGSYDGTVRVWNVERGEVVQVLEGHQDWVSSVAFVVDGKRVVSGSNNGTVWVWDVERGKVMQVLEGHQSGVSSVAFGMNGKRVASGSYDKTVRVWDVERGEVVQVLEGHQSGVSSVVFGMDGKRLASGSADRTVRVWDVERGEVVQVLEGHQSGVWSVAFGVDGKQVASGSSDKTVRVWDVERGEVVQVLEGHQSGVRSVAFGVDGRQVASGSSDKTVRVWNADRGEVMQVLIGHQSEVKSAAFGVDGKRLASGNHDGTVWVWNVERSEEAQALEGHKSRVWSVAFGRDGKWLASGSDGGTVRVWNVERGEVVQVLIGHQAWVSSVTFGIDKKELVSGSGDMTVRVWDLEQRQLVQALEGHKSWVTSVTFGGINGRSLASGSADGTVRIWNIEQGHAIQVLRSNQSGVSSVAFGVEEQQLASGNDDGTVHVWDVEQKRVVRVLSGHKLPVVSVAFEVDGKRLASGSDDGTVRLWDVETSQCLAILGKAPGSKSKYGHLGPVYTVSFAPNGKYLVAAGAAGRLQFWDFEREETFLYRYAFGPGAWLDLLPDGRFDGSPEGMRYLRYTELGTLRSYPAEDLWKEFYQPQAVKDVLDKYVR; encoded by the coding sequence ATGGCCAATACCTCCGACACGTTGCTCCTCGAACAAATGGAACGCCTCCAGATTAGCCTGCGCAATCCGGGGCGTTCACACATCATCTTTCTTGTCGCCAATTCGGCGGTGCTGCAAAGTGAAGTGTTCAAACGACTTCGGGAGACGGTCACGGGGTATTCGTTCGTTGAGTTTGACTTCGCCAATCAGCCGGATGACCAGTTGAGCCTGCCCCGGTTTTGTCGGACGCTCCATCAGCCGGCCTGTGTGTTTGCGATTGGACTCGACGATCTGCACCAGCAAAGCCGCCAGCGATATGACACCGCTCTGTCACTGCTTAACAGCCATCGGGAGGACATTCGCGATACCAAAAGCGCCGTGATTCTGTGGATGACTCCTGAACGCGAAAAAGATTTGCAGACACGAGCAGCCGATTTTTCCGACTGGGTGACCAGTCACGTCTCGTTTGAAATCTCTGAGGAAGTCGCCCACCTGCTCCAACAGGCGAAACGCTTTGAAGACATGCTGGCACGTCCCAACCTGTCCCCTGCCCTGGCCGAAAGCTTCCAAAATCAATTGCAACTGGCGCAACAGCAAATCCAGGCGTTATGGGTGCCCCACGTAGACGTGTTTCTCAACTTTGCTCCCGAAGATCACGAATGGGCCGAAACCCTTGCCAAAAAGTTGAAGGACGCCGGCGTCTCAGCTCTGTCTGGTCACCAAACCGCCAACCTTGACAGCGCGCTGAAAAATTCACGCAAGCTGATCATCGGACTTTCTCCAGAGGCGATTCGTCACCAGAGTTTTCAAAAATCGCTGGCTTCATTCCTCAAATCACACCCGGATGCACCGCCCAGCGAGCGACTGGTGATTCCGCTTTTGTTGAAGCTCTGCCCAACGCCAGAAGTTTTGCAACAGATTCCAGTGATTGACTTTCAACGGGCAGATGATTTTGACCTTCGCTTCCGGCAACTGTTGGAAGCACTTGATTTGCCGTTACATCGGTTTCTTCGTGAAGCACCCGAACTGGAAGACGCCCCGCACCGGGAGCGCAAATTTGACCGTGAAGACCGAAGACTTTCAGGCGCTGAAAGTTATCGCAAAGGAAAGCGGTTTGAAGACGAGGTCGCCGACATCTACCGGTTGCTGCGCTTTGAAGTGAAACGGAACTTTGAACTTCACAGCATTCAGATTGATCTCCAGGTTCAGAAAAAAGAAGCCGGTTTTACCATCCAGGCGATTGTCGAATGCAAAGACACCCAAATTACCAGCAAGGAACGTGACCAGATTCTGGCTCAACAAAACCTGGCCCAACGCAAACTCCCAATGATGCGGTGGATTGCAATTTCCGCCCAGGGATTTGCCGCCGGCTCACGAACGTCGCTTGAAGAAGCCGGAATCACCTGCCTGACCTATGGTGAATTGCTCAGTGAACTGGTCCCGCTTGAGCACTATGCCCGAAAACTCATTGCCGAATATGAAGACTGGCGGCAACGTCGCTGGTTGGGAAACGACTGGTTTATCCGGCCTGACGTTGTGGCTGACAAAGTGCTCCGGCAGTACGAAAACCCGAAACCAACTCCGGCGCTGAAATACATCGCTGACTGGTTGGGTGACAGCCGTGAAAACCTGCTCGTGCTGCTGGGGGATTTAGGCACTGGCAAAACGACGATTTCCAGCTTTTTAGCCTGCAACTGGGCACAGGCGTTCTTGTTGGACCCGGTGCGGCATCCGGCGCCGGTGCTGATTTCTTTAAAGGATGTGCGGAAAGAGATTTCGCTTCCGGGCATCATCGTCAGCCATTTTGATGAAAAGGGACTGCGCGACATTCTGTTTTCACGGTTTGAACACCTGGTGAAAACCGGCAAGATCATCGTGCTCTTTGACGCCTTTGATGAAATGGCTGACCGGATGCTTTCAGATCAAATCCGCAACAATTTCAACCAATTAAGCCGCGCTGCCAAAGAGAACGGAAAGGTCCTCATCACCTGTCGCACCCACTATTTCAAGAACCGCGAGGAACAGGCCCGTGTGATTGGCCAGGGGCCGACACTTTCTGAAACAGAAACCAAATTGAAGCGGGATCTTCGGCAGCGTTCTGATGCCGAGGTACTGTATCTGCAAGAGTTTAATAAAAAGCAAATTCGCCAGTACATCCGACAGGTGGTCAGACCAGCAGAACAAGTCAAGACGCTTCGCAAACTTCGCAAGATCCACAATCTGGCGGATTTGGCCCATCGTCCGTTGCTGCTGGATATGATCGTCAAGTCACTGCCGGAGCTGGATCAAACTAACCAGAAAGTGACCACCGCCACGCTGTATCGGGTCTACACCGATTTGTGGATTGAACGCGAAGACACCGAAAAGAAAAACCGCATCCTGAGTGGTGAAACACGCTACCGGCTGATGCTCGAACTGGCGTGGCAAATGTGGAATACCGACCAGACGGCGATTCACTTTAGCGAACTCTTGACCTTTGTGAAAAAGCTCATGACCGAACGGGTGATTGCGGTCGGTGACGAAGAACCCGAACTGGTTGACCGCGAAATCCAGGCCGCCAGCTTCCTCAAACGTGACCACAGCGGGAACTTTTTGTTTATGCACCGCTCGTTTATGGAGTTCTTTCTGGCCTGCAAACTCCACGAATGCCTGATTGCCTCAGACGAAAGTGCCCGCTCAGTCCTCAACACCAAACGCTTTGAACAAAAAGTGGTCTTCTTTTTGGCTTTGCTGGATGAAACCGACCAGATAGCCGAAGTTTTGCGCGGGATTCTAACGGCACCCTACACAGCGAAAGTCTCAGAAAACGCGCTCCAGCTTTTGTACTGGAGCGGTCGGATTCGCTGTCGAATGGAAGAAAAAATCAATGACTTGGCAAAGCTACAAGCTGAATTTTCAACTCGGATCCCACCAGGAATTCAGATGCCGGAGGCCAAACTGGAAGGCATGATGCTGGAGGCAGCCTGTTTTTCCAATGCCAACTTTCACCATGCCGAATTTACCAAAGCTAACCTTAATCATGCTGAGTTTGAGCAAACCAATTTTCAAGCGGCCAAATTTGAGAGTGTTTCTTTTACCTCAGCAAAGTTGAGGAATTGTGATTTTCGCGGTGCAAACTATGACCCATCCATTCTTGCCACAGTTGTCATTGAGCATTGTCAGGGATTGATCTCACTTACCCTGGATTTGCAAAACCTGATTCCAATGGTTCAGCTTGGGCATTCAAACCAGGTAAATGCAGTTGCCTACAGCCCGGATGGAAACCTGATCGCGGTTGGCAGCGGCAATCTGGTGTACCTCTACCAGAGTCAGACAGGAGTACTGGTGCAGGTGTTGGAAGGCCACCAGGATTGGGTGAGTTCGGTGGCGTTTGGGGGAGGTGGGGAGCGGGTGGCGAGTGGGAGTTATGATGGGACGGTGCGGGTATGGAATGTGGAACGAGGTGAAGTGGTTCAGGTGTTGGAAGGCCACCAGGATTGGGTGAGTTCGGTGGCGTTTGTGGTGGATGGGAAGCGGGTGGTAAGTGGCAGTAATAATGGGACTGTGTGGGTGTGGGATGTGGAACGGGGAAAGGTCATGCAGGTGTTGGAAGGTCACCAATCAGGGGTGAGTTCGGTGGCGTTTGGGATGAATGGGAAGCGGGTGGCAAGTGGGAGTTATGACAAGACGGTGCGGGTGTGGGATGTGGAGCGAGGTGAGGTGGTGCAGGTGCTGGAAGGTCACCAATCAGGGGTGAGTTCGGTGGTGTTTGGGATGGATGGGAAGCGGTTGGCGAGTGGGAGTGCTGATCGGACGGTGCGGGTGTGGGATGTGGAGCGGGGAGAGGTAGTGCAGGTATTGGAAGGCCACCAGTCAGGGGTTTGGTCGGTGGCGTTTGGGGTGGATGGGAAGCAGGTGGCGAGTGGGAGTTCTGACAAGACGGTGCGGGTGTGGGATGTAGAGCGGGGCGAGGTGGTGCAGGTGTTGGAAGGCCACCAGTCAGGGGTGAGGTCGGTGGCGTTTGGGGTGGATGGGAGGCAGGTGGCGAGTGGGAGTTCTGACAAGACGGTGCGGGTGTGGAATGCGGACCGAGGTGAGGTGATGCAGGTATTGATAGGCCACCAGTCAGAAGTAAAATCGGCAGCGTTTGGGGTGGATGGGAAACGATTGGCGAGTGGGAATCACGATGGGACGGTGTGGGTGTGGAATGTGGAGCGGAGCGAGGAGGCACAGGCGTTGGAAGGCCATAAGTCTAGGGTTTGGTCAGTGGCATTTGGGAGGGATGGGAAGTGGTTGGCCAGTGGCAGTGATGGTGGGACGGTGCGGGTGTGGAATGTGGAGCGGGGAGAAGTAGTGCAGGTATTGATAGGCCATCAAGCTTGGGTAAGTTCGGTAACATTTGGGATAGATAAGAAAGAGTTAGTAAGTGGAAGTGGGGATATGACAGTACGGGTGTGGGACTTGGAGCAAAGACAGTTAGTGCAGGCGCTGGAAGGCCACAAATCTTGGGTAACATCAGTAACATTTGGTGGGATAAATGGAAGGTCGTTGGCAAGTGGAAGTGCTGACGGGACAGTGCGAATATGGAATATTGAGCAAGGACATGCAATACAAGTACTGAGAAGCAATCAATCTGGGGTTAGTTCCGTAGCTTTTGGAGTAGAAGAGCAGCAACTAGCAAGTGGAAATGATGATGGAACAGTGCATGTGTGGGATGTAGAGCAAAAGCGCGTGGTACGAGTACTATCAGGGCATAAGCTTCCAGTAGTTTCAGTGGCGTTTGAGGTAGATGGGAAACGACTAGCGAGTGGAAGCGATGATGGAACAGTGCGATTGTGGGATGTGGAGACCAGTCAGTGTCTGGCCATATTGGGCAAAGCGCCTGGAAGCAAAAGCAAATACGGACATTTAGGGCCGGTTTATACTGTCAGTTTTGCACCCAACGGGAAATATCTGGTCGCGGCAGGTGCTGCGGGGCGGTTGCAATTTTGGGATTTTGAACGCGAAGAGACGTTTTTGTATCGCTACGCGTTTGGACCGGGGGCGTGGCTCGATTTGTTGCCGGATGGCCGGTTTGACGGCAGCCCCGAAGGCATGCGCTATTTGCGCTATACCGAACTCGGCACGCTGAGATCATACCCCGCCGAAGACCTCTGGAAAGAATTTTACCAGCCACAAGCCGTGAAAGACGTGCTGGACAAATATGTGAGGTAG
- the gatA gene encoding Asp-tRNA(Asn)/Glu-tRNA(Gln) amidotransferase subunit GatA produces the protein MNLNTIGLTVEALQKALAARETTATEVCTAVLDRIEALNPELNAFITITRDRAMARATQVDADLATGKPFLALTGVPIAVKDNQCLKGVRTTCASKILGNFQPPYTATAVEKLEAAGAIIVGKTNLDEFAMGSSNENSAFGPVRNPWDLTCVPGGSSGGSAAAVAADLCVLATGSDTGGSIRQPASLCGIVGLKPTYGRVSRYGLVAFGSSLDQIGPMAKTTQDVARMLGVLAGRDTHDATSAQVEVPDYLAELTGTIKGLRIGIPKEAFGDGLDPEVNAVIQQALTRYQELGAELVETSLPNSGYAIPDYYIIATAEASANLARFDGVRYGFRVEGVKSLHEMYQKTRDLGFGPEVKRRIMLGTYTLSSGYYDAYYLKAQKVRTLLRQDFERAFEQCDVLLTPTSPTPAFKLGSKTDDPLQMYLSDIYTVTLNMVGVPGLSLPCGLSEAGLPIGMQLIAPHFAESRLLNTAFAYEQAYPFPKSPAL, from the coding sequence CTGAACTTGAACACCATCGGTTTAACCGTCGAGGCGCTTCAGAAAGCGCTCGCCGCACGCGAAACAACGGCCACTGAAGTTTGCACAGCCGTGCTGGACCGCATTGAAGCGCTGAATCCAGAATTGAATGCTTTTATTACCATCACCAGGGATCGAGCCATGGCCCGAGCGACGCAAGTGGATGCCGATCTGGCCACCGGGAAGCCGTTTCTGGCCCTGACTGGTGTCCCGATTGCGGTCAAAGACAATCAGTGCCTCAAGGGTGTCCGAACCACCTGCGCTTCGAAAATCCTGGGAAATTTTCAGCCTCCCTACACTGCGACTGCGGTGGAAAAACTCGAAGCGGCGGGTGCCATCATCGTGGGCAAAACCAATCTGGACGAATTCGCCATGGGTTCGTCGAATGAAAATTCAGCGTTTGGCCCGGTTCGCAACCCCTGGGATTTGACCTGTGTGCCCGGTGGATCAAGTGGCGGAAGTGCCGCCGCCGTCGCCGCTGACCTGTGTGTCCTGGCGACTGGTTCTGACACCGGCGGATCAATCCGCCAGCCAGCCAGTTTGTGCGGCATCGTTGGATTAAAGCCAACCTATGGTCGAGTGTCACGCTATGGACTGGTGGCATTTGGATCATCGTTGGACCAGATTGGGCCTATGGCGAAAACCACCCAGGATGTGGCCCGCATGCTCGGCGTCCTGGCTGGTCGCGACACCCACGACGCGACATCAGCTCAGGTCGAAGTACCGGATTATCTGGCTGAATTGACCGGCACTATCAAAGGTTTGCGAATTGGCATTCCGAAAGAAGCCTTTGGTGATGGACTGGACCCGGAAGTCAATGCCGTAATTCAGCAGGCGCTGACCCGGTATCAGGAATTAGGCGCCGAACTGGTCGAGACGTCACTTCCCAACTCAGGGTATGCGATTCCGGATTACTACATCATTGCCACCGCCGAAGCGAGCGCCAACCTGGCCCGGTTTGATGGTGTCCGCTATGGATTCCGCGTTGAAGGCGTCAAATCACTCCACGAGATGTATCAGAAAACCCGTGATCTTGGGTTTGGCCCCGAAGTCAAACGCCGAATCATGCTGGGGACCTACACGCTGTCCTCCGGGTACTACGACGCCTATTACCTCAAAGCCCAAAAAGTCCGGACGCTGTTGCGCCAGGATTTTGAACGTGCCTTTGAACAGTGTGACGTCCTGTTGACACCGACATCGCCCACGCCGGCCTTCAAACTTGGTTCAAAAACCGATGATCCGCTCCAGATGTATCTTTCCGATATTTACACGGTCACACTCAACATGGTGGGAGTTCCGGGCCTGAGCCTGCCCTGCGGTCTGAGCGAAGCGGGTCTTCCAATCGGCATGCAGTTGATTGCACCCCATTTTGCCGAAAGCCGGTTGCTCAACACTGCTTTTGCCTATGAACAGGCGTACCCATTTCCAAAATCACCTGCGCTTTAA
- a CDS encoding crotonase/enoyl-CoA hydratase family protein translates to MRTIVTYQQTDSVATITMDDGKVNAMSVTMISEVNNALNQALVDKSAVVLTGRTGLFSAGFDLPVLKAGGAQAREMLRTGFELAERLLSFPKPVVIACSGHALAMGVFLVLSGDYRIGAEGDFKIGANEVAIGLTMPDFGIEICRQRLAPAHFNRAVINAEIYTPGQAVLAGFLDQVVPMAELLDVAQQKAIQLTKLNMPAHAATKLRARGETLKALRRAIEMGDDIPWAQEE, encoded by the coding sequence ATGAGGACCATTGTTACATACCAACAAACAGACTCGGTTGCGACCATCACCATGGATGATGGGAAGGTAAATGCCATGTCGGTGACCATGATCTCGGAAGTAAATAATGCCCTGAATCAGGCGCTGGTTGATAAATCCGCCGTGGTGTTGACGGGAAGAACGGGTCTGTTCTCGGCGGGTTTCGATCTGCCAGTGCTCAAAGCAGGCGGTGCCCAGGCCCGTGAGATGCTCAGGACGGGTTTTGAACTGGCGGAACGGTTATTGTCATTTCCAAAACCAGTTGTCATTGCCTGTAGTGGACACGCCTTAGCCATGGGGGTTTTCCTGGTACTGTCCGGCGACTACCGGATTGGCGCCGAAGGTGACTTCAAAATCGGCGCCAACGAAGTGGCCATTGGGTTGACGATGCCCGACTTCGGCATTGAAATCTGTCGGCAACGACTTGCGCCAGCCCACTTCAATCGTGCGGTGATCAATGCTGAGATCTACACTCCTGGCCAGGCAGTTCTGGCTGGATTCCTCGATCAGGTTGTCCCTATGGCAGAGTTATTGGATGTGGCGCAACAAAAGGCGATACAACTCACCAAACTCAATATGCCAGCCCATGCCGCAACGAAGTTACGTGCCAGAGGGGAAACGCTGAAGGCGCTGCGCCGGGCAATCGAAATGGGCGATGACATCCCCTGGGCTCAAGAGGAATGA
- a CDS encoding thiamine pyrophosphate-dependent dehydrogenase E1 component subunit alpha gives MTTSVTTSTVTTSLTREQKLELYHYLRQTRLLEERLTNLYRQTKVIGGLFRSLGQEANAVGTAYALDKSKGDMITPLIRDLGAVLVMGGTPREILLQYMARRDGPSRGRDLNIHFSDLNRGFIGPISHLGDLMPVMTGVALASRMKKQDRVCMVYMGDGATSTGAFHEGLNFAAVQRLPIVVVVEHNGYAYSTPTSKQMAVDNIVEKAAGYGIRGEMVDGNDVLAVYETTRDAVEYARSGQGTVLIESKTFRMKGHAEHDDQRYVPKELIEYWTARDPIARYESYLLENQIATQEDLDGIVAKINARLDEDVAFAEANPMPDGPTAAEGVYAS, from the coding sequence ATGACCACTTCTGTAACCACCAGCACTGTAACCACTTCGCTCACGCGTGAGCAGAAGCTTGAACTCTATCACTATCTGCGGCAGACCCGCTTGCTCGAAGAACGACTGACCAATCTCTATCGCCAGACCAAGGTCATCGGCGGTCTGTTTCGCAGCCTTGGCCAGGAAGCCAATGCCGTTGGAACGGCCTACGCGCTCGATAAATCCAAGGGCGATATGATCACGCCGTTGATTCGCGACCTGGGCGCCGTCCTTGTGATGGGTGGGACGCCACGCGAGATTTTGCTTCAATACATGGCCCGCCGCGATGGTCCAAGCCGTGGACGCGACCTCAACATTCACTTCAGCGACCTGAATCGCGGATTCATCGGCCCAATTTCGCACCTTGGCGACCTGATGCCGGTGATGACTGGTGTGGCGCTCGCTTCGCGGATGAAAAAACAGGACCGTGTGTGCATGGTGTATATGGGCGATGGCGCGACTTCGACCGGCGCCTTCCACGAAGGACTCAACTTTGCTGCCGTCCAGCGGTTGCCGATTGTGGTGGTGGTTGAGCACAATGGGTATGCCTACTCAACGCCGACGTCAAAGCAAATGGCGGTGGACAACATTGTTGAAAAGGCCGCTGGATATGGTATCCGCGGGGAAATGGTGGATGGAAACGACGTGCTCGCGGTGTATGAAACCACCCGCGACGCGGTCGAATATGCCCGCTCCGGTCAGGGAACCGTGCTCATCGAATCCAAAACCTTCCGGATGAAGGGCCACGCTGAACACGACGACCAGCGGTATGTGCCAAAGGAATTGATCGAATACTGGACCGCCCGCGATCCGATTGCGCGCTACGAAAGCTATCTATTGGAAAATCAAATCGCGACCCAGGAAGATCTCGACGGTATTGTCGCCAAAATCAACGCTCGTCTTGATGAAGACGTCGCCTTTGCCGAAGCCAACCCGATGCCGGACGGCCCAACGGCGGCTGAAGGGGTGTATGCTTCGTGA